A window of Amycolatopsis australiensis contains these coding sequences:
- a CDS encoding MFS transporter translates to MAERRTYSIAELGPRYKWIALSNTTLGMLIATINSSIVLIALPDIFKGIGINPLEPANTSYLLWMIMGFLVVTAVLVVSFGRLGDMYGRARMYNLGFAVFTVSSIMLAVTWFDGDAAALWLIGWRIVQGIGGAFLMANSSAILTDAFPANQRGLALGMNGVAAIAGSFLGLVVGGVLAPVDWNLIFLVSVPFGVIGTIWAYLKLHDTGIRKHARMDWWGNITFAVGLIAVLVGITYGIQPYGSSPTGWGSPMVLTCLIGGLAVLVAFVVIESKVDNPLFRLSLFKIRSFTWGNIANLTASLGRGGLQFILIIWLQGIWLPQHGYTFEQTPLWAGIYMLPMTVGFLLAAPTSGILADRIGSRMLASGGLALTALTFLLLIILPVNFDYWAFAAILLVNGIGMGMFSSPNRAEVMNSLPADARGSGAGMMTTFQNAAMVLSIGFFFSLIIAGLSSSLPSTMSAGLTAHGVPAESAAQIAHLPAVAVLFAAFLGYNPIQQLLGGQLSSLPPDQASFLTGRSFFPNLISGPFQSGLAVAFGFAIAVCLIGAVASLLTKDTRRANGESVGEELAAVAGESGGGPSELVSPSSER, encoded by the coding sequence GTGGCGGAACGCCGGACGTATTCGATCGCGGAACTGGGGCCGCGGTACAAGTGGATCGCGCTGTCCAACACGACGCTGGGCATGCTGATCGCCACGATCAACTCCTCGATCGTGCTGATCGCGCTGCCCGACATCTTCAAGGGCATCGGCATCAACCCCCTGGAACCGGCCAACACGAGCTACCTGCTGTGGATGATCATGGGCTTCCTGGTGGTCACCGCGGTGCTGGTGGTGAGCTTCGGCAGGCTCGGCGACATGTACGGCCGCGCCAGGATGTACAACCTCGGCTTCGCGGTGTTCACGGTGTCGTCGATCATGCTGGCCGTCACGTGGTTCGACGGCGACGCGGCCGCGTTGTGGCTGATCGGCTGGCGGATCGTGCAGGGCATCGGCGGTGCGTTCCTGATGGCGAACTCGTCGGCGATCCTGACCGACGCCTTCCCGGCCAACCAGCGCGGACTGGCGCTGGGCATGAACGGCGTCGCGGCGATCGCGGGCTCGTTCCTCGGCCTGGTCGTCGGCGGCGTGCTGGCGCCGGTCGACTGGAACCTGATCTTCCTGGTGTCGGTGCCGTTCGGCGTGATCGGCACGATCTGGGCCTACCTCAAGCTGCACGACACCGGGATCCGCAAGCACGCGCGGATGGACTGGTGGGGCAACATCACGTTCGCGGTGGGGCTGATCGCGGTGCTGGTCGGCATCACGTACGGCATCCAGCCGTACGGCTCGTCGCCGACCGGCTGGGGCAGCCCGATGGTGCTGACCTGCCTGATCGGCGGGCTGGCGGTGCTGGTGGCGTTCGTGGTCATCGAGTCGAAGGTCGACAACCCGCTGTTCCGGCTGTCGCTGTTCAAGATCCGGTCGTTCACCTGGGGCAACATCGCGAACCTGACGGCGTCCCTCGGCCGCGGCGGGCTGCAGTTCATCCTGATCATCTGGCTGCAGGGGATCTGGCTGCCGCAGCACGGCTACACGTTCGAGCAGACACCGCTGTGGGCGGGCATCTACATGCTCCCGATGACGGTGGGCTTCCTGCTGGCGGCGCCGACGTCGGGCATCCTCGCCGACCGGATCGGCAGCCGCATGCTGGCCTCGGGCGGCCTGGCCCTCACGGCGCTGACCTTCCTGCTGCTGATCATCCTGCCGGTGAACTTCGACTACTGGGCGTTCGCGGCGATCCTGCTGGTCAACGGCATCGGGATGGGCATGTTCTCGTCGCCGAACCGAGCCGAGGTGATGAACAGCCTCCCGGCGGACGCGCGCGGCTCGGGAGCGGGCATGATGACGACGTTCCAGAACGCGGCGATGGTGCTGTCGATCGGGTTCTTCTTCAGCTTGATCATCGCGGGCCTGTCGTCGAGCCTGCCGTCGACGATGAGCGCGGGCCTGACGGCCCACGGCGTCCCGGCGGAATCGGCGGCCCAGATCGCCCACCTGCCGGCGGTGGCGGTGCTGTTCGCGGCGTTCCTGGGGTACAACCCGATCCAGCAGTTGCTGGGCGGTCAGCTCTCGTCGTTGCCGCCGGACCAGGCGTCCTTCTTGACCGGCCGGAGCTTCTTCCCGAATTTGATCTCGGGCCCGTTCCAGTCGGGGTTGGCGGTGGCGTTCGGTTTCGCGATCGCGGTGTGCTTGATCGGAGCGGTGGCATCGCTGCTGACGAAGGACACCCGCCGCGCGAACGGCGAGTCGGTGGGCGAGGAACTGGCGGCGGTCGCGGGCGAGTCCGGCGGCGGACCGAGCGAGCTGGTGTCGCCGTCCAGCGAACGCTGA
- a CDS encoding PLP-dependent aminotransferase family protein, translated as MDRAKTAPAEGSIGSDFLQLDVREAPPGGLADWLAGQLRAAVADGRLPVGGRLPASRVLAAELRVSRGVVTEAYQRLIDDGHAAGRGRAGTVVVAAPVLPPAPAPAPPPSKVITPLPGAEVFDAVRAAPARIDLTPGVPDLTAFPRAAWLKAERAVLDDLEPAHFGYGDPRGAPAMRQAVSHWLARNRGIRVDPGEIIVVSGVAQALTLVGEVLRQHGVGTVAVEDPGSLGARQHLHHCGLATPPVPVDDDGLRVADLNAPAVLVTPAHQFPMGVVLGGERRRHLMRWAAEGGIVIEDDYDAEHRYDRAPVPAVRSMLPDVCYTGSVSKLLAPALRVGWLLAPPRFRDDLVAAKRFADLGNAVLAQLVLARLMETGELERQLRVVRARHRRRRDAMIRALATDLPAAVVHGAAAGLHLTVTFEPGVDDVALAAAALAEGVKAQPLSWHRQRPGRPGLVLGYAARTATEIAEGVAILGRVLRAQ; from the coding sequence ATGGACAGAGCCAAAACCGCCCCTGCGGAGGGGTCCATAGGGTCGGACTTCCTGCAGCTGGACGTCCGGGAGGCGCCGCCGGGCGGGCTCGCGGACTGGCTCGCCGGGCAGCTGCGCGCCGCCGTCGCCGACGGCAGGCTCCCGGTCGGCGGCAGGCTGCCCGCGTCGCGCGTGCTGGCCGCCGAGCTGCGGGTGTCGCGGGGCGTGGTGACGGAGGCGTACCAGCGGCTGATCGACGACGGTCACGCCGCGGGCCGCGGCCGCGCGGGCACGGTGGTGGTCGCCGCGCCCGTCCTGCCGCCCGCCCCGGCGCCGGCGCCGCCGCCTTCGAAGGTGATCACGCCGTTGCCGGGTGCGGAGGTCTTCGACGCGGTCCGCGCGGCGCCGGCCCGGATCGACCTGACACCGGGCGTGCCGGACTTGACGGCGTTCCCGCGCGCGGCGTGGCTGAAGGCCGAACGCGCGGTGCTGGACGACCTGGAGCCTGCCCACTTCGGCTACGGCGACCCGCGCGGCGCGCCGGCGATGCGCCAGGCGGTGTCGCACTGGCTCGCGCGCAACCGCGGCATCCGCGTGGACCCCGGCGAGATCATCGTGGTGTCCGGGGTCGCCCAGGCGCTGACGCTGGTGGGGGAGGTGCTGCGGCAGCACGGCGTCGGCACGGTCGCCGTCGAAGACCCCGGCTCGCTCGGCGCCCGCCAGCACCTGCACCACTGCGGCCTGGCGACCCCGCCGGTCCCGGTGGACGACGACGGCCTGCGGGTCGCGGACCTGAACGCCCCGGCGGTGCTGGTGACCCCGGCCCACCAGTTCCCCATGGGCGTGGTGCTGGGCGGCGAGCGCCGCCGCCACCTGATGCGCTGGGCGGCCGAGGGCGGCATCGTCATCGAAGACGACTACGACGCCGAGCACCGCTACGACCGCGCGCCGGTGCCCGCGGTCCGGTCGATGCTGCCGGACGTCTGTTACACGGGCAGCGTCTCGAAGCTGCTGGCACCGGCGTTGCGGGTCGGCTGGCTGCTGGCGCCGCCGCGGTTCCGGGACGACCTGGTGGCGGCGAAGCGGTTCGCCGACCTCGGCAACGCGGTGCTGGCCCAGCTGGTCCTGGCCCGGCTGATGGAGACCGGCGAGCTGGAGCGGCAGCTGCGGGTGGTCCGGGCCCGGCACCGCCGTCGCCGCGACGCGATGATCCGCGCGCTGGCCACGGACCTGCCCGCGGCGGTGGTCCACGGCGCGGCGGCGGGCCTGCACCTGACGGTCACGTTCGAGCCCGGCGTCGACGACGTCGCCTTGGCGGCGGCCGCGCTCGCGGAGGGCGTGAAGGCGCAGCCGCTGTCGTGGCACCGCCAGCGGCCCGGACGCCCGGGCCTGGTCCTCGGCTACGCGGCCAGGACGGCGACGGAGATCGCGGAGGGCGTCGCGATCCTGGGCCGCGTCCTGCGCGCTCAGTAA
- a CDS encoding L-histidine N(alpha)-methyltransferase, protein MDTTYVHGYTAPEARRLGDQADTLAELLHAGTAYPAGSRVLEVGCGVGAQTVHLLARSPHARLTAVDVSAESLAEARARVGPGVEFRQADLFTLDGEYDHLFVCFVLEHLAEPEKALTHLKTLLRPGGTITVVEGDHGSAFFHPRSEHAQAAIGCLVRLQAGAGGDALIGRRLYPLLDAAGFAEVRVEPRTVYADASRPALVTGFTRDTFTAMVEGVGETAVARGLATADGWARGVADLHRTTGPDGTFHYTFFKATGRAS, encoded by the coding sequence ATGGACACCACTTACGTGCACGGGTACACCGCTCCCGAAGCCCGCCGCCTCGGCGACCAGGCCGACACGCTCGCCGAGCTGCTGCACGCCGGCACGGCCTACCCCGCCGGGAGCCGGGTGCTGGAGGTCGGCTGTGGCGTCGGCGCCCAGACCGTCCACCTCCTGGCCCGCAGCCCCCACGCGCGGCTGACCGCGGTCGACGTCTCGGCGGAGTCCCTGGCCGAGGCCAGGGCCAGGGTCGGGCCGGGCGTCGAGTTCCGCCAAGCCGACCTGTTCACCCTCGACGGCGAGTACGACCACCTTTTCGTGTGTTTCGTGCTGGAGCACCTCGCGGAGCCGGAAAAGGCGCTGACGCACCTGAAAACCCTGCTGCGGCCGGGCGGCACCATCACCGTGGTCGAAGGCGACCACGGGTCGGCGTTCTTCCACCCGCGCAGCGAGCACGCCCAGGCCGCGATCGGGTGCCTCGTCCGCCTGCAGGCCGGCGCCGGCGGCGACGCGCTCATCGGGCGGCGCCTGTACCCGCTGCTCGACGCCGCGGGGTTCGCCGAGGTGCGCGTCGAACCCAGGACGGTCTACGCCGACGCGTCCCGGCCCGCGCTGGTCACCGGCTTCACCCGCGACACGTTCACCGCGATGGTCGAAGGGGTCGGCGAAACCGCCGTCGCGCGCGGGCTCGCCACCGCGGACGGCTGGGCCCGCGGGGTCGCCGACCTGCACCGCACCACCGGGCCGGACGGCACCTTCCACTACACGTTCTTCAAGGCGACGGGACGGGCGTCGTGA
- a CDS encoding tetratricopeptide repeat protein, translating into MEEGLSFAGWLRERRLLAGLTQAQLARRAGLSLRAVRNAELGSVRRPRPETERRLREALAEAPPEPVRIGVLGPLTVRRGDSPVEIGAEKQRLLLAMLALQPNRTVRREDLVDVVWAEPPPSCLDLLHTYVARLRRALRPAGLIATDKGGYRLAAGEDDLDLLRFEALLEKGAYREALELWRGPALADVERLRQHPARLALAMKRAKAVMAYAEVADPEDAAVQLRALTAEEPLDESAHARLMLALAASGRQAAALGVFEEIRRRLAAELGIEPGPELRAAQRQVLRQDFAAPAPPSRVPAQLPADVTGFRGRAAQLAELDALLAGGDPGARIAVLSGTGGVGKTALAVHWAQRHRDRFPDGQLSLDLHGYGTVSPVEPGDALSGFLRALGVGGADIPADPDERAAKFRTLLAGRRMVLLLDNAGSVGQVRPLLPGSPSCLVLVTSRDALPGLVARHGARRVLVDLLTGDEALDLLRTLLGRRAEDEPDATAALIGYAARLPLALRLVAELALSRPGERLAALAAELADEQRRLDLLDGGGDPLTAVRAVFSWSYRHLPADAARVFRLCGLHPGRDLTPSAIAALADVTLPEAERLTGALVRAHLVQETGGNRVQQHDLLRVYAAELAAADPAGSHAARERLFDFYVRSAAQAMDAVLPQERHLRPVVPAPGAEVPDAQAWLEAERRNLLAVAAYATRHGWAEHLRLLSGILWHYLDVGGYHEEALVLHTHASALARDAGDRAAEAEPLTLIALGHWRVGRSREALRYLEEALVLVRETGDRRTEIHVLNTLGLVCRALGRFAEAITYSTEALALARKTGDRTSEGLVLVVLGCSCRGIGRYGEAIGHLEQARALARDTADRTSEGYALVNMGDSLSALGRHDEAARALEAGLDHFRAMGVRVSEGYALGILGDIEHARGRYPEAAAHLRRALDIARETGSPTNRSVALKHLGDVRLAQGRPDEAAQHLEEALGLARECGDRGVESRVLNSLGAVAAARGAYSDALRHHREALAVAKETGCRPEEGRAHCGLGEVRCALGDPEAARGHWERALACYAGECLPGARRVRNHLTALDRVAG; encoded by the coding sequence GTGGAGGAAGGCCTGTCGTTCGCCGGATGGCTGCGGGAACGGCGTCTGCTCGCCGGCCTGACCCAGGCCCAGCTCGCGCGGCGGGCCGGGCTGAGCCTGCGCGCGGTGCGCAACGCCGAGCTCGGCAGCGTGCGGCGGCCCCGGCCGGAGACGGAACGGCGGCTGCGGGAAGCGCTTGCCGAGGCCCCGCCCGAGCCGGTCCGCATCGGCGTGCTGGGGCCGCTCACCGTGCGGCGCGGGGATTCGCCGGTGGAGATCGGCGCGGAGAAGCAACGCCTGCTGCTGGCGATGCTGGCCCTGCAGCCGAACCGGACCGTGCGGCGCGAGGATCTCGTCGACGTCGTCTGGGCGGAACCGCCGCCGTCGTGCCTGGACCTGCTGCACACCTACGTGGCGCGGCTGCGGCGCGCGCTGCGCCCGGCCGGCCTGATCGCCACCGACAAGGGCGGCTACCGGCTGGCGGCCGGTGAGGACGACCTCGACCTGCTGCGCTTCGAGGCGCTGCTGGAGAAGGGCGCCTACCGCGAGGCGCTCGAGCTGTGGCGCGGTCCGGCGCTCGCCGACGTCGAACGGCTGCGCCAGCACCCCGCCCGGCTCGCGCTGGCGATGAAGCGCGCGAAGGCGGTGATGGCCTACGCCGAGGTCGCGGACCCCGAGGACGCGGCGGTGCAGCTGCGGGCGCTGACCGCCGAGGAGCCGCTCGACGAGTCCGCGCACGCCCGGCTGATGCTGGCGTTGGCCGCGTCCGGCCGGCAGGCCGCCGCGCTCGGCGTGTTCGAGGAAATCCGGCGGCGGCTGGCGGCCGAGCTGGGCATCGAGCCCGGCCCCGAGCTGCGCGCGGCCCAGCGCCAGGTGCTGCGGCAGGACTTCGCCGCCCCGGCCCCGCCCTCCCGCGTCCCCGCGCAGCTGCCCGCGGACGTCACCGGCTTCCGCGGCCGCGCCGCCCAGCTGGCCGAGCTGGACGCGCTCCTGGCGGGCGGCGATCCCGGCGCGCGCATCGCCGTGCTGTCCGGCACCGGCGGCGTCGGCAAGACCGCGCTCGCCGTCCACTGGGCCCAGCGGCACCGCGACCGGTTCCCGGACGGCCAGCTCTCCCTCGACCTGCACGGCTACGGCACGGTCAGCCCGGTCGAACCGGGCGACGCGCTGTCGGGGTTCCTGCGCGCCCTCGGCGTCGGCGGCGCGGACATCCCGGCCGACCCCGACGAGCGGGCCGCGAAGTTCCGGACCCTGCTCGCCGGCCGCCGGATGGTGCTGCTGCTGGACAACGCCGGCTCGGTCGGGCAGGTCCGGCCGCTGCTGCCCGGCTCGCCGTCCTGCCTGGTGCTGGTGACCAGCCGGGACGCCCTGCCCGGCCTGGTCGCCCGGCACGGCGCCCGCCGCGTGCTCGTCGACCTGCTGACCGGGGACGAGGCCCTGGACCTGCTCCGGACGCTGCTCGGCCGGCGTGCCGAGGACGAACCGGACGCCACCGCGGCGCTGATCGGCTACGCGGCCCGGCTGCCGCTGGCGTTGCGGCTGGTGGCCGAGCTGGCGCTGAGCCGGCCCGGGGAGCGGCTGGCGGCGCTCGCGGCCGAGCTGGCCGACGAACAGCGCCGCCTCGATCTCCTGGACGGCGGCGGCGACCCGCTGACCGCCGTCCGCGCCGTCTTCTCGTGGTCCTACCGGCATCTCCCGGCCGACGCCGCGCGCGTGTTCCGGCTCTGCGGGCTGCACCCGGGCCGGGACCTGACGCCGTCGGCGATCGCCGCACTCGCGGACGTCACGCTGCCGGAGGCGGAACGGCTGACCGGCGCGCTGGTGCGCGCCCACCTCGTGCAGGAGACCGGCGGGAACCGCGTCCAGCAGCACGACCTGCTGCGGGTCTACGCCGCCGAACTGGCGGCCGCCGATCCGGCCGGGAGCCACGCGGCGCGGGAGCGGCTGTTCGACTTCTACGTCCGGTCGGCGGCGCAGGCCATGGACGCCGTCCTGCCGCAGGAACGGCACCTGCGGCCGGTGGTGCCGGCCCCCGGGGCCGAGGTGCCCGACGCGCAGGCGTGGCTGGAGGCCGAGCGCCGCAACCTCCTCGCGGTCGCCGCGTACGCGACCCGGCACGGGTGGGCCGAGCACCTGCGGCTGCTGTCCGGGATCCTGTGGCACTACCTCGATGTCGGCGGCTACCACGAGGAAGCGCTCGTGCTGCACACGCACGCGTCGGCGCTGGCCCGCGACGCCGGCGACCGGGCCGCCGAAGCCGAGCCGCTCACGCTGATCGCGCTCGGCCACTGGCGGGTCGGCCGGTCCCGGGAAGCGTTGCGGTACCTGGAAGAAGCGCTCGTGCTCGTCCGCGAAACCGGTGACCGGCGCACCGAGATCCACGTGCTCAACACGCTCGGCCTGGTCTGCCGGGCACTGGGCCGTTTCGCCGAAGCGATCACGTACTCGACGGAAGCCCTAGCGCTGGCCCGGAAAACCGGCGACCGCACCAGCGAAGGCCTGGTGCTGGTGGTGCTCGGCTGCTCCTGCCGCGGCATCGGCCGGTACGGCGAGGCGATCGGCCACCTCGAACAGGCGCGTGCACTGGCCCGCGACACCGCCGACCGCACCAGCGAGGGCTACGCCCTGGTCAACATGGGTGACTCGCTCTCGGCGCTGGGCCGCCACGACGAAGCCGCGCGGGCGCTGGAGGCGGGACTGGACCACTTCCGCGCCATGGGCGTGCGGGTGAGCGAGGGCTACGCGCTGGGCATCCTCGGCGACATCGAGCACGCGCGGGGCCGGTACCCGGAAGCCGCGGCCCACCTGCGGCGGGCACTGGACATCGCGCGGGAGACCGGCAGCCCGACGAACCGCAGCGTCGCCCTGAAGCACCTCGGTGACGTCCGGCTGGCGCAGGGCAGGCCGGACGAAGCGGCCCAGCACCTCGAAGAGGCACTGGGCCTGGCCCGCGAATGCGGTGACCGCGGCGTGGAGTCGCGGGTGCTCAACAGCCTCGGCGCGGTGGCGGCGGCGCGGGGCGCGTACTCCGACGCGCTGCGCCACCACCGGGAAGCCCTTGCCGTGGCGAAGGAAACCGGCTGCCGTCCCGAGGAGGGACGCGCCCACTGCGGGCTGGGCGAGGTCCGCTGCGCACTCGGCGACCCGGAGGCGGCGCGCGGGCACTGGGAACGCGCGCTGGCCTGTTACGCCGGGGAGTGCCTGCCCGGCGCGAGGCGGGTCAGGAACCACTTGACGGCTTTGGACCGCGTCGCCGGGTAA
- a CDS encoding alpha/beta fold hydrolase, protein MDTLNMRTGGQGEPAVLLLHGLGATGAVWAHFSVLLDRRVLVPDLPGHGPSSPLPHYSFGTLAAAVARALPGTGPYVVAGHSLGGVLALELASGKYGVEVDGVLALGVKAEWSQDDLGRAATFAARPPRVFETREDAEQAYLKVSGLLGIAPADPAGLRETEGGWRLAMDPAAFGVGAPDMPALLAAARCPVVLAAGEHDPMSRPEQLRALDPDAVVLAGLGHNAHVEDPAAVRALLERFGV, encoded by the coding sequence ATGGACACCCTGAACATGCGCACCGGCGGCCAGGGCGAACCCGCCGTGCTGCTCCTGCACGGCCTGGGCGCGACCGGCGCCGTCTGGGCCCACTTCTCCGTCCTGCTCGACCGGCGCGTGCTGGTGCCCGACCTGCCGGGCCACGGCCCGTCTTCGCCGCTGCCGCACTACAGCTTCGGGACGCTCGCGGCCGCCGTCGCGCGGGCGCTGCCCGGCACGGGACCCTACGTCGTCGCCGGGCACTCGCTCGGCGGAGTGCTGGCGCTCGAGCTGGCGTCCGGCAAGTACGGCGTCGAGGTCGACGGCGTGCTGGCGCTCGGGGTGAAAGCCGAGTGGAGCCAGGACGACCTGGGCCGCGCCGCGACGTTCGCCGCCCGCCCGCCTCGCGTGTTCGAGACCCGCGAAGACGCCGAGCAGGCCTACCTGAAGGTGTCCGGGCTGCTCGGCATCGCGCCCGCCGACCCGGCCGGGCTTCGCGAGACCGAGGGAGGTTGGCGCCTCGCGATGGACCCGGCCGCGTTCGGCGTCGGTGCCCCGGACATGCCGGCGCTGCTCGCCGCGGCGCGGTGCCCGGTGGTGCTGGCCGCGGGCGAGCACGACCCGATGAGCCGTCCGGAGCAGCTGCGCGCGCTCGACCCGGACGCGGTCGTCCTCGCCGGCCTCGGGCACAACGCCCACGTCGAGGACCCAGCCGCCGTGCGCGCCCTGCTGGAGCGCTTCGGCGTCTGA
- a CDS encoding cytochrome P450: MGITDPDTYVRGVPYDELARLRRESPVVRVDDFWAVLRHADVRRVLRDPGLFSSQLGGTQIRDPATEADLAYVRRMMLNMDPPEHGRLRGLLTKAFTPRAVAKLTERIETQARALIAAVAGRGECDFAQVAADLPLLTLAAVFGVPEQDRRLMYDWSNRVIGYQDAEYAVSATVSPAEVTELARAALAVRPSPGPDGSMPDPRTRAGMPDLYAYANALGEYKRSHPGEDVMSNLMRHVGDDGGRVSLAEFENLFWLFSVAGNETLRNGLPGGMLALLSHPGQYRRLLADRSLLPSAVEEMLRWWTPVMHFRRTATADTRLSGVDIRAGDKVVVWFSAANRDPDVFAEPDTFDIGRSPNDHLTFGHGPHFCLGAHLARVQLRAMFAAVLDLLGEVRLAGDPVRLRSNFQNGLKSLPIRWER; this comes from the coding sequence GTGGGCATCACCGATCCGGACACCTACGTGCGCGGTGTCCCGTACGACGAGCTGGCGCGGCTGCGGCGCGAGTCGCCGGTGGTGCGCGTCGACGACTTCTGGGCCGTGCTGCGCCACGCCGACGTGCGGCGCGTGCTGCGGGATCCCGGGCTGTTCTCCTCGCAGCTCGGCGGGACCCAGATCCGCGACCCGGCCACCGAAGCCGACCTCGCCTACGTGCGCCGGATGATGCTCAACATGGACCCGCCGGAGCACGGCAGGCTGCGCGGGCTGCTCACCAAGGCCTTCACGCCCCGGGCCGTCGCGAAGCTCACCGAGCGGATCGAGACGCAGGCGCGGGCCCTGATCGCCGCGGTCGCCGGCCGGGGCGAATGCGACTTCGCCCAGGTCGCCGCCGATCTGCCGCTGCTCACCCTGGCCGCGGTGTTCGGCGTGCCCGAGCAGGACCGGCGGCTGATGTACGACTGGAGCAACCGCGTCATCGGCTACCAGGACGCCGAGTACGCGGTGAGCGCGACCGTCTCCCCCGCCGAGGTGACCGAGCTGGCGCGGGCCGCGCTCGCCGTCCGGCCGTCCCCGGGCCCGGACGGGTCGATGCCCGACCCGCGCACGCGCGCCGGGATGCCGGACCTCTACGCGTACGCCAACGCGCTCGGCGAGTACAAGCGCTCGCACCCGGGCGAAGACGTGATGAGCAACCTGATGCGGCACGTCGGCGACGACGGCGGCCGCGTCTCGCTCGCCGAGTTCGAGAACCTGTTCTGGCTGTTTTCCGTGGCGGGCAACGAAACCCTCCGCAACGGGCTGCCCGGCGGCATGCTGGCCCTGCTGTCGCACCCCGGGCAGTACCGGCGGCTGCTGGCCGACCGCTCGCTGCTGCCGTCGGCGGTCGAGGAGATGCTGCGGTGGTGGACGCCGGTGATGCACTTCCGGCGGACCGCGACCGCGGACACCCGGCTGTCCGGTGTGGACATCCGGGCCGGGGACAAGGTGGTCGTCTGGTTCTCCGCCGCGAACCGCGATCCGGATGTGTTCGCCGAGCCGGACACCTTCGACATCGGCCGGTCCCCCAACGACCACCTGACCTTCGGCCACGGCCCGCACTTCTGCCTCGGCGCGCACCTGGCCCGCGTCCAGCTGCGGGCGATGTTCGCCGCCGTGCTCGACCTGCTCGGCGAAGTCCGCCTGGCCGGCGACCCGGTCCGGCTGCGGTCGAACTTCCAGAACGGGCTGAAGTCGCTGCCGATCCGGTGGGAACGCTGA
- a CDS encoding LysR family transcriptional regulator produces MELRELRAFVAVVEAGAMSKAARRLHVSQPALSQTITALERRLGVRLLVRTSTGVRVTDAGTTLLAEARGVLARHDQALAAMARHAKTGGGVLRVGVPLELPPELLPTALDRLAQAYPDTRVQARHLSSVAQVSALRAGELDVGLVRERPAGADLDAALVVEENVGVLLAADVAEKLAGPDGVRLESLAGLDWFAFARAGSPAWYDELAAILRSHGLDVGPDVPEEQRLIVELKIPAVSAGGAYAFAPPGWPYPLPDTVRWSPLAGNPIIRRTWAVWPATSHRRDLAAFVAALEDHQPRRSRA; encoded by the coding sequence ATGGAGCTGCGCGAGCTGCGGGCGTTCGTCGCGGTCGTGGAAGCGGGCGCCATGTCCAAGGCGGCCCGGCGGCTGCACGTCAGCCAGCCCGCGCTGTCCCAGACGATCACCGCGCTGGAACGGCGGCTCGGCGTCCGGCTGCTGGTGCGCACGAGCACCGGCGTCCGGGTCACCGACGCCGGGACGACGCTGCTCGCCGAGGCCCGCGGTGTGCTGGCGCGCCACGACCAGGCTCTCGCCGCCATGGCCCGGCACGCGAAGACCGGCGGCGGCGTGCTGCGCGTCGGCGTCCCGCTCGAGCTGCCGCCGGAACTGCTGCCGACGGCGCTGGACCGGCTGGCGCAGGCGTACCCGGACACCCGGGTGCAAGCCCGGCACCTGTCGTCGGTGGCCCAGGTCAGCGCCCTGCGGGCCGGTGAGCTGGACGTCGGGCTGGTCCGCGAGCGCCCGGCAGGCGCCGACCTGGACGCGGCCCTCGTCGTCGAGGAGAACGTCGGCGTCCTGCTGGCGGCGGACGTTGCCGAGAAGCTCGCCGGGCCGGACGGCGTGCGGCTGGAGTCACTGGCCGGGCTGGACTGGTTCGCCTTCGCCCGCGCCGGCAGCCCGGCCTGGTACGACGAGCTGGCGGCCATCCTGCGCAGCCACGGCCTCGATGTCGGCCCGGACGTGCCGGAGGAGCAGCGGCTGATCGTCGAGCTCAAGATCCCGGCGGTCAGCGCGGGCGGGGCCTACGCGTTCGCCCCGCCCGGGTGGCCGTACCCGCTGCCGGACACGGTCCGCTGGTCGCCGCTGGCCGGCAACCCGATCATCCGGCGGACCTGGGCCGTGTGGCCGGCGACGTCGCACCGGCGTGACCTCGCGGCGTTCGTCGCCGCGCTGGAAGACCATCAGCCACGCCGATCACGGGCATAA
- a CDS encoding SDR family NAD(P)-dependent oxidoreductase translates to MTAQLSGTTALVTGGTSGIGRATAVALAGLGAHVVLSGRDATRGAAAVESIRAEGGKADFVAADLTDASSARSLAERARELGGHIDVLVNNAGIFPAGPTAETTEADFERVYATNVKVPFFLVAELAPEMAARGHGAIVNVSTMVASRGMAGMALYGSSKAAIELMTKAWAAEFGPSGVRVNAVSPGPTRTEGTAAFGDGLDELAAAGPAGRPASPAEIAGAIAFLVTADASFVHGAILPVDGGRLAV, encoded by the coding sequence ATGACTGCACAACTGTCCGGGACGACGGCGCTGGTGACCGGCGGGACCAGCGGGATCGGCCGGGCCACGGCGGTCGCGCTGGCCGGGCTCGGGGCGCACGTGGTGCTGTCCGGGCGCGACGCCACGCGCGGCGCCGCAGCCGTCGAGAGCATCCGTGCGGAGGGCGGCAAGGCGGACTTCGTCGCGGCCGACCTGACGGACGCGTCGTCGGCGCGTTCGCTCGCCGAGCGGGCGCGCGAGCTGGGCGGCCACATCGACGTGCTGGTGAACAACGCCGGGATCTTCCCGGCCGGCCCCACCGCGGAAACGACCGAAGCGGACTTCGAGCGGGTCTACGCGACGAACGTGAAGGTGCCGTTCTTCCTGGTCGCCGAGCTGGCGCCGGAGATGGCGGCGCGCGGGCACGGCGCGATCGTGAACGTGTCCACGATGGTCGCGTCGCGGGGCATGGCGGGCATGGCGCTGTACGGCTCGTCGAAGGCGGCGATCGAGCTGATGACCAAGGCATGGGCGGCGGAGTTCGGGCCGTCGGGGGTGCGGGTCAACGCGGTGAGCCCGGGCCCGACGCGCACGGAAGGCACGGCGGCCTTCGGCGACGGCCTGGACGAGCTGGCGGCGGCGGGCCCGGCGGGCCGGCCGGCGTCCCCGGCGGAGATCGCGGGGGCGATCGCGTTCCTGGTGACGGCGGACGCGAGCTTCGTCCACGGCGCGATCCTCCCGGTGGACGGCGGCCGGCTGGCGGTCTGA